Genomic segment of Chitinivorax sp. PXF-14:
ATCGAGTTCGTAAAAGGTGTCGTAGCGATGTGGCCGATGCACGGCGACGATACGGTAATGCCCCAGCGGTGTGCTATGGTCGCCCTTGTAGTGGACGGCCGCCACGCCGCCGCGCCCCACCGAGATGTCATCGAAGCGCGCCAGCACCTGTTCGTCCGCGCCGTACACCGTCAGGCTGCGCGCGCCGGTATCGATGTCGATGCGCATTGCCGGCTCGGCGCACGCCGCTGTGCCGGCCAGCATCAGGCTGGCCAGCCCTATCCATACTTTGCTGCGTAGAGTCATGTTCAAGCGTCTAATCCCTGTATTCCCGCTGCTGGCGGCGCTGTGCGCCGGCGCACAGGCGGCCACTTTCACCCTGCCCAACGACGGCTCGACGGTCGTCG
This window contains:
- a CDS encoding L,D-transpeptidase family protein, yielding MTLRSKVWIGLASLMLAGTAACAEPAMRIDIDTGARSLTVYGADEQVLARFDDISVGRGGVAAVHYKGDHSTPLGHYRIVAVHRPHRYDTFYELDYPTPVHAELAYAAGRLKATARAAIDAAHAAGHRPPSNTALGGGIGIHGIGQGSLAVHQAFNWTNGCVALTNEQLHSLGEWAVPGTAVDIR